GCGCTCCAGACTCGATGCGAGCAGGAGGGCTCACCAGAAGGGATGCACGATCGCGATCCTGGACGATGGGATGCAGCACAGGCGCCTCGCGCGCGACTGGGAGATCGTGACCCTTCCCGCCGATCTCCCGCTCGGGAACGGCCGGCTGCTGCCGCGAGGACCATTGCGGGAGGATCCCACGGCTCTTCGCCGGGCATCCCTCGTCATCATGGCCCACCACGCCCGGGCTGCCGTGGCCCAAGAGGAGTGGAGGCCCGTGCGGGCGCTCTGCCGGCCGGGAACTCCGATCTTCTCCTGGATCCCGCGACTCGAGGTCTCGCTCCCTGGAGGGGACGCGCTCGGAGGCGGAGCGACGATCGGCCTTCTCTGCGGGATCGGGAGACCAGATCTTTTCGAGAGGGCCCTTCGCGACGCAGGGTATGCCGTCGCGATGAAGTGCGTCTTCCCCGACCACCATCCGTTCTCGCAGAGCGAGATCGACGCCGTCTTCGAGCGCGCACGAGGCGCGGGCCTGGCCGCCATCGTCACGACCAGGAAGGATGCGGTCCGCCTCGCCGGCATGGAGACGCGGAGAGGGGTGCCTCTCTGCACGGCGGGGATGACGCTCGTTTGGCGAGAGGCCGACGCGGCCGACTACATCAGGAAGCGGCTTCGAGAGCTGCGATAGAGGGACCGACCTGCGCGGTCCGCCACGTCACGAAGGACAGCGGTTCGATCGTCCGGACCGGGCTCGGATCTACTCGTCGCCCCAGTTGGCGCAGTGGACGGGGAGGCTCCCCTTGACGACCACCTCTTCCCGCGAGTCCTCTTCCACCCCGTAGAGGGTGATCTCGGCTGTGAACCTGATCTCGCCGCCCAGGTAAGCGAGTTGATCGAGCGGGGGGGCCTGCTTGTATTCCGCGGGGATGACCGTGACCTCGCCGATCGCGGTCGAGCCGCTCGGGATCCTGAGGTAGAGCCCGCCGGAGATGTTCGGCAGCTCGAGTTCGGAGGGAAGGCGGACGGAGTACCGGTTGAGGACAACTGCGCCGAAGGGGCCGTTCGCCCGCATACTGAGCCCGGCGTCGTGCGGTCGGTTGCGCAGGACGATGGGAACCTGGTCCTCCACGATGAAGTCGTCGTCGGTTCCCGGCTCCCCGTCGTCGCCGTTGTTATAGACGTCGCTGTCGAGAACCTCGTTGCCGTTGATCGATTCGATGTTCACCGACGAGCGGGGAGCCGAGTCGTCGCTACAACCCACGACGAAGAGAAGACCAGTCAACAGACAGAGCGATGAGAAGAAGAGGAACCGCCGTGGCATGAGACGACCTCCCCGGGCGCGATGGCCCGGCAAATCCCTTTGCCGGTAGTATCGGCCGTCGATATACTGCGCTGAATGGAAATGAGGAGCTTCAGCAGAGAGCGCCCGGCCGCCCGCGACCGGGCGGCATCGAGGCGAGGCGCGCCGTGATGGCGTCGGACTTCCTCGTCGTCGGGTCCGGGATGGCCGGATTGCTTTTTGCAATGGAGGCTTCCCGTCATGGTTCCGTCACGATCTTGACGAAGCGGTCGGGAGCCGAGTCGAACACGGTCTGGGCGCAAGGCGGAATCGCGGCCGTCATGGGCGACGACGACGCGCTCTCTCTCCACGCACAGGACACGCTCGCCGTCGGCGGCGGCCTCGCGCGGCCGGAGGTCGTCGAGATCGTCGTGGGCTCCGGCCCTGCTCTGATCCGTCGCCTCGAATCGCTCGGCATCGTCTTCTCGCGGGACGCTGGGGGCGCCCGCCTGGCCCTCGGCCGGGAAGGGGGGCACGGCAGACGCCGAGTCGTTCACTCGGGCGACTCCACGGGCCGACGGATCCAGGAGACGCTATTGGCTCGAGCCCGGGAGAATCCGCGCATCAGGATCCTGGAGAACCACTTCGCCGTGGACATCATCCGCAGCGCGAAGATCCGGCCCGGTTCCGAGGACGCTGCCGTCGGCGTCTATGCGCTCGACGGCAAGACGCGAGAGGTTCTTCCTTTCGCGGCGCGCATCGTCGTGCTGGCCACGGGAGGCTGCGGCAAGGTCTACCGCTACACGTCGAACCCCGATCTCGCTACAGGGGACGGGATCGCGATGGCTTACCGCGCGGGTTGCAGGGTCGCCAATCTCGAGTTCATGCAGTTTCATCCGACCTGCCTCTATCACCCCGAAGCCAAGAACTTCCTGATCTCAGAGGCTGTGCGCGGGGAAGGCGCCACGCTGACATCGGTCACGGGAGAGAGGTTCATGAGCTCCCACCCGATGCAGGAGCTGGCGCCGCGGGACGTGGTCGCGCGGGCGATCGATCGGGAGATGAAGGAGCGGGGGAAGCACCACGTCCTGCTCCACCTCGAGCATCTGGACGGCGACAGGCTGCGGGCGCGCTTCCCGGGAATCTACGAAACGTGCCTGCGCTTCGGGATCGACTTCACCCGTCAGCCGCTCCCCGTCGTTCCCGCGGCGCACTACATCTGCGGCGGAGTTGTCGTCGACCCGTGGGGCGCGTCCGATCTGCCCGGCCTCTTTGCCGCGGGAGAGGTCGCCCACACCGGTCTCCACGGCGCCAACCGCCTGGCGAGCAACTCCCTGCTCGAAGCGGGCGTCTTCGCCCTTCGCGCTGCCGAGGAGGCGGGCAGACGGCTGCCGGGGATCCGTCCGGTCGGCGATCTTCCGGCATGGGAGATCGGGGCGGCGAGCCTGCCGAAGGAGTCGGTCCTGGTCGACGCCCACTGGGACCTGGTCAGAAGGCTGATGTGGGACTTTGTCGGCATCGTGCGCACCGACCACCGCCTGGAGTTGGCCCGTCGCTATATCGAACTCGTGCGGGGATCGATCGAGTCCTACTACTGGGACTTCGTCCTCGACCCCGATCTGGTCGAGCTGCGCAACGTAGCTCTTGTCGCGGAGCTCATGGTCCAGAGCGCGGTCCGCCGAAGCGAGTCGCGCGGTCTCCACTACAACCTGGACCACCAGGAGGCGCGGGAGGACCCGCCCCGCGACACGGTGCTGCGGACGCCGGGCCCGGAAGCGTAAGGCGCATGAGCGCGACCGAGTTCCTCGAGAAGATCGAGCAGATCGCGGAGGCGTCGAGTCGCTACAGGACGCAGGCGTTCTTCTTCGTGCTGAGAAGCCTGGAACATTGCCGCCAGAGATTGGGTCGAGAGGGGCACGTCACCGGGCGGGAGCTCGCGGAGGCTGCGCGCGATCTGGCGATCGGCGAGTACGGGCCGATGGCAAAGACCGTTCTCAATGACTGGGGGATCCGATCCACTGAGGACTTGGGCCGCATCGTCTATCTCCTCATCGATCACGAGATCCTGGGCAAGACCGAAGAGGACTCCCCCGACGACTTCCGGGAGGTCTTTGACTTCGATGCCGCCTTCGTGCGCGACTACCGCTGGTAGCGGCGGACGAACTCTCCTGGCGCGTCTCCATTCGCTGGGGGATGTGGTCCTGACCACCGGCCTCGTCCCCATCCTCGCGGGGCGCGGCGAGACAGTCGAGATCCTGACGGACCCGGCCTACGATCCGGTCTTCGAGGGTCTTCCTGTCGCCCGCGTCTGGCACCGCGACACGATCCGATCGGCCGGAAGCTTCGATTCGGTCGTCGACCTTCAGGCGAACGCGACGTCGCGGCGCCTCCTCCTCGGGCTAGGACCCCGCCGGCGGGCCAGCAGCCGGTCCCTCGCCAGGCGCTGGATCGTTCTATGGGGGCGGAGGGCTCCCCTGCCGGTCGTGCCCCACGCGGTTGGCCGTTATGCCGAGGCCGCCGGCTTCGGGGGGGCCGAGAGCGAGCTTCGGCCGCGCC
The Candidatus Eisenbacteria bacterium genome window above contains:
- the lpxK gene encoding tetraacyldisaccharide 4'-kinase, with translation MRRLRGWIDAAWGSPPGPAPRGIWLLETAATVYRGCVRLHRPRQQRAPIPVVSVGSLWAGGAGKTPLAMEIARLARIEDLAPAVLLRGYGGSTRRGVREVPGSRAAGDWRIYGDEACLHADAGTARIFVGRSRLDASRRAHQKGCTIAILDDGMQHRRLARDWEIVTLPADLPLGNGRLLPRGPLREDPTALRRASLVIMAHHARAAVAQEEWRPVRALCRPGTPIFSWIPRLEVSLPGGDALGGGATIGLLCGIGRPDLFERALRDAGYAVAMKCVFPDHHPFSQSEIDAVFERARGAGLAAIVTTRKDAVRLAGMETRRGVPLCTAGMTLVWREADAADYIRKRLRELR
- the nadB gene encoding L-aspartate oxidase, translating into MASDFLVVGSGMAGLLFAMEASRHGSVTILTKRSGAESNTVWAQGGIAAVMGDDDALSLHAQDTLAVGGGLARPEVVEIVVGSGPALIRRLESLGIVFSRDAGGARLALGREGGHGRRRVVHSGDSTGRRIQETLLARARENPRIRILENHFAVDIIRSAKIRPGSEDAAVGVYALDGKTREVLPFAARIVVLATGGCGKVYRYTSNPDLATGDGIAMAYRAGCRVANLEFMQFHPTCLYHPEAKNFLISEAVRGEGATLTSVTGERFMSSHPMQELAPRDVVARAIDREMKERGKHHVLLHLEHLDGDRLRARFPGIYETCLRFGIDFTRQPLPVVPAAHYICGGVVVDPWGASDLPGLFAAGEVAHTGLHGANRLASNSLLEAGVFALRAAEEAGRRLPGIRPVGDLPAWEIGAASLPKESVLVDAHWDLVRRLMWDFVGIVRTDHRLELARRYIELVRGSIESYYWDFVLDPDLVELRNVALVAELMVQSAVRRSESRGLHYNLDHQEAREDPPRDTVLRTPGPEA